The sequence below is a genomic window from Uranotaenia lowii strain MFRU-FL chromosome 2, ASM2978415v1, whole genome shotgun sequence.
TCatctacttttttcaattatagaCACCTAGTCGTTTTAACAACTTTATGTCATTTGCGACtaatatcaacgatgcagttggcggacagtcattgaaaaacttatccggtacaactgagagcaatgtttactcttgggctcaaacgcacggacatcggctcaaaaaacaactgacttgccaactaagctTTATCACAAGCCCAACATCGAAGATTGTAATATTCAACACAATAGTGCAAATTGACGTTGATTTTTCCCTTGAACTTCTAACATTATTATTTTCTCATCCTTTGTCgaagttttgtttttcgaaaataacgGTAAACATTCTATCTCAAATTTAGTGGTATGTGGATTCTGGGATAATTGCTCCCctttataaaaatatgatattacCGAAATTTCATAACTGTTAAAAAATACGCTGAAATTTcgcaataaatataaaattcaaatatgtaaatGAAGCTGTTAGTAGAAAACCCGGAATCCGTTAAAAAACGGTATTTTCTCAATTAGAGGTTCTAACCATAAAATCTCTCTCAATGGAGCGGATACATAATTGCACTCATCAAGCTTCATCAACAATAAGGCCATAAAAAACTAAAGATtcccaaaaacaaacaaacatttttgaaagaacgCCCAAATTCCAAAGAAACCACctccaattttatataaaaatgtgtCCAAAGAATTTTTCGATTTATGAACACACATATTCGAACGTAGGGGAGAAATTCTATATCATTAAACAGTACCAATCGAGTTCAATCGCATCTCTCTTTGGGTAcccaacaaaaacaaacaacacatTATCGGTGCCGGTACCGTAAACAAAAGACTACCCAATAAAGAGACCATAAAACGGTCATAATTGCTGTTTGTATTACGGTTTTACTGGAGCCCCGAAAAACAAACAAAGGGCGGGGCAGGTTGATCCTTCTTTGAAATTCGGATCTCCGCCTCTAGTTGGCCGTACCTGTGTGTGTCCTTTTCGCGAGGATTCGCTacgttttcttttttattaggTAGTTCATTTTAGTcgtcgaatgaactcgacaaggCGGATGAACACTTTTTCCGATAGTATTTAAGCGATTGGAAGCCGATTTGTGGACATCAAACACTTTGTGTTATTTGTTAGGATCAGTCAGTAGAACATAATTgagttttaaaactttcaaaatgaatAAGGATTTTGCGATGGAACATCGACTTGATAAAGTTGAGGAGCGACAACCtcaaaagatcaagtctccacTCTCTTTAGCGGATTTGGCTCGGAGATCATTCGTTCGGGACCTAGCAATGGTTGGTCGAGCTTCGGTTCAACAAGAGCTGGAACAAATTCCTTTCGGAATCATGGTACAAATTCTGGAGGACATGTGTGAGTATGGAAATCTATCAGGagatcagcggaaaattttgtGCCAACCGGAAGTTTGCAGCAGAATTCTGAGATACTACTCGCACCTTCgatcaaaattgattaaattgttcCAAGCCATGGAGATTATGAAACAGAACACAGTGAGTAGTATGGTGGAAAACTTGCGTATCACAGCCGAAAAGTCTGCACCTCTGGAGGATTGCCACTTACTCGGATACGATGGCACATTGCAGCTGGGTTCCTTCCTAGTAGAAGCCGGATGGTACGAAGAAGCTTGCGTTGTCTTGGAAGTTACTCTTCAACAGTCAAATGGGCGTCCTTTGCACATGCTTCAAGCATTGCAGCCGAAATTGATTGCTGAAACCATAACCTACAAACACGATAAGGCTGCGCAAACATCGAGCGCCATCCAAAGCCTAGTCGCATCCAATCAACTGTCAAAATCGCTCGAAATTAGCATCAATCTAGCGCAATCCATATATCACTATGAGCGCTGTGAATTCCAACCCAGCTACGAATACGCCATCACTGCTTTCCGCCGGCTAGACGAGCAAGAATGCTCAAAAGCTCAATTCGTTGATGTCTTCAGGCAGCTCTCCAAATGTTGCATATCCCGCAACCATCTCGATCATGGTCGAATCCTCATCATCGAAGCCGTCAGTCGTGCTTGGTATGCTACGAATGCTCCTTCGCCGATCTACGCTAGCACCCTGGAAGACTACGCCATATACCTTCTTTCGATGAACGCCGTCGAAGATAGCGTATCTGTTTATGGTGAAGCGCAACGAATTCACACGCAACTTTATGGCTACTACAATCTGTATCAAACCGTGACTCAGTCAAACCTGCGCTATTCCCTATACATGCGGACATATGTctacaaaaatcttcaaatagcGGATCAGTACCTGGAATACGCCATCACCTGTTCGGAGCAAGTCAACCACGGGGATCCGAGGATTCTGGCGGCGGTGCGTGGAGTAAGGCCGCTGCAGGCTTCCGACCGAGCTCGATTTGGGGACGAAAGATCACCGCAGCAGCTGGATGAGTACGAGAAGGTTACGCCACCGATGGCGATTGAAGAGGTGTGGCGGGTTTTCGATGCCATTAAAGTGAAAGCTTAATTCAGGGCAAGGGAGCAACAATTTaaatgtaaatattgtaaatatgaGTGTTTCAGATTATTCTTTATAGTTTCGTTTACGCTTGAACGTCTTAAAGTACTTACATAATATCCATTTAGAGTTGTACAGTTCATACCTGAAATAAAGGAAgaagaatattaaaaatgagtgttttaattttaattttgttatttacaaGTAGTTTTATTAGGGCATTTTACTACTAAAGCTTTTATGTGCTgagtatttatttcaattttgtgtggGGTTAGTAAGCGGGGAGCTgtaatcgtcgcggctactcaactgttagATTTTGTTTGACTTGAGGAAAGGGAAAGGTGCTCTTGTGAACAGATTTCCGTTTTGGATTGGTGGTGGTTTCATGTAGCGTGGTTTGTAAGCTACCGTAACGTCTTCCTGGCCATCCTTCTTTCCGGTGTTATCGAACCGGTCATGAACCGGACATGAAAAAcagaatcataaaaaaactaCATTTAAGTTCCCTGAAACTTTCTTTAGACAATCGTTTCTATCTCTTTTGAAATGTGACAGTATCTAGAAATAGGTTCCTGGGTGCTTGAAGAGTGAAACCTAATTTGTTTTTGTCTAAGAAGGTATGCAATATTACTTAAGagg
It includes:
- the LOC129742830 gene encoding uncharacterized protein LOC129742830, giving the protein MNKDFAMEHRLDKVEERQPQKIKSPLSLADLARRSFVRDLAMVGRASVQQELEQIPFGIMVQILEDMCEYGNLSGDQRKILCQPEVCSRILRYYSHLRSKLIKLFQAMEIMKQNTVSSMVENLRITAEKSAPLEDCHLLGYDGTLQLGSFLVEAGWYEEACVVLEVTLQQSNGRPLHMLQALQPKLIAETITYKHDKAAQTSSAIQSLVASNQLSKSLEISINLAQSIYHYERCEFQPSYEYAITAFRRLDEQECSKAQFVDVFRQLSKCCISRNHLDHGRILIIEAVSRAWYATNAPSPIYASTLEDYAIYLLSMNAVEDSVSVYGEAQRIHTQLYGYYNLYQTVTQSNLRYSLYMRTYVYKNLQIADQYLEYAITCSEQVNHGDPRILAAVRGVRPLQASDRARFGDERSPQQLDEYEKVTPPMAIEEVWRVFDAIKVKA